Part of the Cercospora beticola chromosome 5, complete sequence genome is shown below.
TCCGTCTGCATGGGCGCTTTCCCACTCAAACGCTGCGCTCGCGGCCCCAAAGTCCTCTCCAACGTATCCAACACAACCAAAGAGGCTCCCTTCACCTGCTCGCATCTGATCCACGCCGAAGACAACAACTACATCCACAACGGAACTATGGCGCCTTTCACTGGCGATCTTTTTGTGAGCTCTGCCGCGGGGATTTGTGGATCTGGACAGCTGGATTTTGTCAAAGTTGGGAATGACGGAGGCTACACGGTGAACGATAAGGATGGAGCGCATGTCGGGGATTGTGTTCCTGAGAAGAATATTACGAATCCGGAGTGGGAAACGAGATGTAATCAGTGGGTGGGAATGTTGTTTTTTGCTACTGCTTTCAAGTGTACGAGCAGTGTTTGTGGGTGAGGCCGCCCCCGAGGACTGCTTCCGTTGGACGATTTGCGTGTGCTTGGGGCGTTTCTCTATGCCTAATGGCTCGCAACCTGGAACTGGCGCAGAGAGTGGTGGTAGACGGCACCTGCTTCCGCTGGATGATTCGCAAGCGTTCGGGGCGTTTCTTCAGACCTAATGGCTCGCAACCTGGACTTGACGCAGAGAGCGGTGGTCGACAGCAGCTGCTTCTGGTGGGTGGTTCGTCCGCGCTCGGGGAATTTCTGTATGCTCAGTGGCTCCCAACTGGCGCATCCAACAGAGAAGGCTATCAAACAGCACTTGTTTCCGTTTGACTTTTCTCGCGCAGTCCAGGCATCTCTGTATGCTCAGTGGCTCGCAGCCTAGGATTCCCGCAGAGAGTGGTTGCAGAGAACACCTGCTTCCGTTGGACGATTCGCATGCGCTCGAGGCAATTCTTTATGCCGAATGGCTCACGATCGGAACGCTCTACAGAGAAAGCTGTTGAACAGGCCCTGCTTCCACTGATTGATTCTCGTGCAGTCAGGATATCTCTGCATGCCTAATGACTTGCAATCTGGAATTCCAATAGAGAAAGGTGTCAAGCAGATCCTCCTTCCGCTAGATGAATATGATGCGCTTGGCACATTTCCGTATACCCAGTGGCTCGCAGCTTGACTTTTTACTGGAGAATGGAGGCAGCATCGCATGCTTCCATTCTGTGGCACCGCGGCGATTCTGGAGCGTTAGGATATTCAATGGCTCGAATGTTGAACTGTCTGCGGAATGGAATCAGATTGTAACACTTGCTTCTCACAAAGGTTGCCTCGATGCTGGCGAACGATTGTACATGCAATGGCTTAGGGGTGGAACACTGCTGAGAAGCTGTCAGTTGGCAACGCCTGCTCCACATATTGGAAGATCTATTGCTGAGAAGCGGTTGGAGATCCAGTGGCATTCAGCTTGCTTGTTTTGTTGAGAATGAGAGTGTGATCGAGATCGACACAATGGCTGTCGCAGACTCCGATACTCCCACTGAAAGATTTCTCCTGGCGAGGCGTTCATGGGCACCTGGGATGCAGTCAAGATGCCAGAGCATCTGTAAGTGTGTCACTGCATCATTACGCTCTCCAGTCAACGACACGACTCTCTCTGTGACCGAGACTCAAATCGTTGGGCTCGGATTTTCAGCGTCAGCAGGAGAAACGAGAAGAAGGGGGATTTGTCTCGATATCACAGAGAAAAAGCGATCCGCTTGCATTTGAACTTTTGTGGCCGTAGCCGATAGACGCTCCGCAGAAACAAACAACCAGCAAAAAGCAACACCAAAATCACGCCGTGGTGGCGTACAGCTcgtccatcttctccgccaATCTGTCGCGCTCCGTCCACGACAGGCCGCTTGGAGTTCCGGCGCCGTGGATCAGCCACCTAAATCAGAGAAACACACATTGTCAGCCTAATGTCCTTTACCAATTGATCGAATCGAATCGATTTACTTACTTCTCCAGCGTGAAGCGGAACCACATGTCTTCCTCCGCTCCGCAgagcttcctcctccacaagGTGTCCCGAAGGACCTTGGCCATCTTCAGGGCGCCGCGGCCCTGGTAGATCCAGGCGCTCCACTCGATGATGTCGCGCAGGTCTTCGTATTCGATGTTGGGGCCGGGGAGGAGTTGGTAGGATCCTGCGACGGTGCGCATGGTGTGGATCAACTGTTCGCCTTCGCTGACGTTTAAGCCGACGAAAGGGTCGGTCGCGTTGCCGTAGAGAAGAAAGGCCATGTCGACGGTGGAAGTGGttatggtggtggtgatgggtTGGCGGTAGTGgtgtcgacgacgacgatgatggcgaggagagTGGTGTGGTACGCGCTGGTCGTGCCTTGGTGTATTGTGGTTGGGATGGTCGTGCCTTGGTGTGTTATGAGATGGCGTGACGGGCGAAGACTGAAATGGTGGTTGTGTCGTCGTGCGGGCAAAGACTAGATGGTGGTATTGTCGTCGTGCGGGCAAAGACTGAAGTGGTGGTTGTGTTGTGAGATGGCGCGACGGGCAAAGACTGGAATGATGGTCGTGTCGTCGTTGTGCAGTGGGAGACGGTCAAGGACAGAAGAGTTGCGAGGTGTTTGTGCAACGACGgaaatgctgcagctgctgagcaAACGCGCGAGTATCTTCACTTCAGCCAGGGAAACTCGAGTTCCTGCCTCAATCCATCATCGGTCCTCCGCGAATGCTATACATGGGCAAGCGATACTGTAATTCAGGGCGCGCAGGTTAATCATGAAGACTAGCTTTGTCACGATCTACTTCACATAGCACTTGCTCCTCTATGAGAAGGCGCGTCGAGGTTGGCTGGAAGTCAACGTACCGAGATCGTCACAACGCAGCCGCAGCGACTTGCGAATGGATACAGTCTCTACATATCTGATGCTACTTCTCGAGCAGCAGGTCCGCAGCAGCATAGATGCGCGCCGCAATGATGCCCACCCATTTCTGCAAGTTCTTCTCATCGTGATCCTCCAAAGATTCCACGAGTCCCGGGAACGTAGCCCCTGCATACCCAGTCCATCTGCCGGGCGCGAACACCACATGCTTGAACCAACTCCTCTGGTCCAACCCACCAGCATGCAAGAATTGACGGTCCAAGAACTTGTACTTCTTGTTCGTCTTCTTGACCGCTTGATAGATGGCCTTCTTTCTCTTGTCTGAGATCGTCGCATCGCTCAAGTGTTCCTCCAGGCGCGTAGCGGAAGCGTCGAACTCGACGGATGCGTCGTGAAAGTATGACGCAGCTTCGTCGAGTTGCTTGAAAGCATCCTTGACCGTCGACAAGTCCCACTGCTGCTCCTCCGCAACCTTCTTCACGCTGTCGAGGTACTTTTGCACTCCAGTGGCGTAATCCGTAGCATTGAACTGCACGATTGGCTCTTCAACAAGCTTCGCTGCGAGCAAGCTGATGATCTTCGCGATCGTGATATGATACTTGAAGCCAGGATCCCCATAATTGTCCATCCAATAGAAGCTGTCGTAGTTGCTGTGATAGTGGTAGACGGCATCATTCGGACCATTTCCGAAACCAATGTCAATGGAAGAGATGCCTGCAAAGTCTTGGAATGCCGTGAAGTCGCTACCGGAGCCCATAGTGGAGATATGGCCATTCCAAGTATCGCGAACAGTCGTGCCTTTGACAGTCTGGTTTGGCGACTGCACTTGACTCGTCACTTCGTAGATGGCCTTGTTGAGCACAGGCGCCGCGGAGGCCTTAAAGTTGGGTCCCTGAGCACCAACATCGACATTGATGTATGCAACAGTGCTTGCCGACAGCCATGGCAAATATTCTTCGACCCACTCAGTAGAGCCGATCAAGCCATACTCCTCGCCATCCCATGACGCGAACACGATCGTTCGATGTGGTCTCCAGCCAGCCTCGAGGGCTTTGCCAAAGGACCGGATGACCTCGTTTAGAGCAGCAGAGCCAGAGTTGGGATCACCTGCGCCGCCAGCAATCCAGGCGTCTCGGTGGTTACCAATCACAACGACTTCATCTGAGACGGTACCATTGATGACACCAATGGCATTCCACAGGGGAGTCGTCACGTAATCTTGCCTGTTGACCAAGTTGATCGTGAGCGACTCCGGTGAGGGACCAATGTTGTAGTCGACACCTTTGTAGCCAAGACCACCTCCTTGCCAGTACTTTgagaaagaagaggcttTGGGTCCATGTCCATTGAGTGCCTTCAATATCGGCAGCGCCTCCTTGTACGAAACTGGGATCGATGGAATGTCCGGGATGTGACCTTCGACAGACTGGCGAGGCACACCAGGCTTTGAGGGATAACCGATCGTAGTTGGGTCTCCAGGCGCGAAAGACAGGTATTGGACACTGCCTCGCTGTACGCTGCTCGGGTTCCTGGCGGGACCTTCGGGATAAGTCTTGTAGCCATTCTCTTCTGTGATTTCGCCATCGTCACCAGGGTCACTGTACATAACGACGCCGATTGCACCCAGCTGTGAAGCACGAGCTACCTTGAGGCCTCTGAAATTGCGGCCGTACTTCGCGATGATAATCTTGCCTTTCAGATCGATGCCAGCATTGACAAGATCTTCATAGTCATCCCACGTGCCGTAATTGGCAAATACGAATTGTCCTGTCACGTCGCCATCCGCTGAGTAACCGTGGAAGACCGGCACTCTGTCCGTGAGGTTTGTGGTTGGATCTTCATCGAGAACATCTTCCTCCAGGGTAGCCTCGAATGCGACCTCGCCGTCTTTCAGTAGCGCCAATCTATGGTCCAGCGGGTAGTTGATGTAGACATCGTAAGAGACGACCTCTGCATGATCAACTCCAAACTGCTTCCACAGGTCTTTGGTCCACTGTGCCTGGCTTTCGTTCTTCCCTGCCAGATGTGGCCCCGCAGTGTAGTATTGGCTCCATTCtcttgccttctttgcgTCCGGTGTTTCAAGCAGCACCTTCTTCAACTCTTTATAGCCAAGGCCATGCGACTGAGGCCACGCTGGATGCGGAAGTTCGGCGGTCGCGAAGTGCTCGGGTTGTGTTCGAGGCTTGCCAGTGAGTATGTCTCCGTTGCCCGTGAcagcgatggcgaggaaCACGAGCGCGGCTAGGAGGATTACGGAGCTGATGACCGTGGTACAGATACGCCGCACCTGTTGGTTGCATTCAGCCAAGGTTCTGGTTATCTCTCGATGCTTCTGAACTTACCCTAGCATGGGGATAGCGATTCCTCTCTTCAGCTACTGGTACCGTCTGGATGAGCGGCGTACGTTCGCCCGCCATCATGGACCGCTTCTCTAGGTCGCGCTCCGCCATGGTCAGTATAGGTTTGCAGTGGCTGATAGAAAGACTCACCCTCGGTTCAATATATCCTCTTGCTGGCCGAAGCACGGCCAACGATTGCGCTATAGCTTGGCCGAAGCTATTGCGCATCTTCGCCATACCAAGCGGCCATGACGATTGCGAAGCTTCCTTGACGCCAGCGCGAAGCTCTAGTTAGCGGCTTCCCTCTTTCAGACAAGACCGTGGCAGGGTATCCACATTTGCGCCAAGCGCATCTGACTTCCTCCCTTCTTTTCGAATGTGAAACTGGTTCCCATACAATGTGCTTTCAGCTCATCACCTTCTATCATGGCTTTCGTAGAGGTCATGTTGTTCTCGAAGACCCTCGTACCGTCCGATCCTGGTTGAGAAGATGCCCACGTTCTCGATAGCATAGCCGTCGTGGAAATGCGACTGGATAGAGGTGCAAATTATGGACGTCCCCGCAACGAATGGGCCGAAGATACAGACTTCCAAGGAATTTTATTCGATGGAGCATAGCATGGAAAATGAAGTCGCTGCCCTAGCTCTCCCGCACGGTCCCGAAGCTAGCAGTATGCGTAGTGTCTTCCGCACTAGGAACGATCGAGAGGCACCTGTCAGCAGGCGTGTTCACCTTTAGCTAAGAGATTATCGGCTTGTACATTGTATCTGCGACCAGAATTCTGAGCTACCCGATGACTGGACCTATCATTTCCACAACGACCCAAAGATGTGCCTCTGCGTTCAGCGTCTCTGCTCTTTCACGGCCGCTTCACCATCTCTTGCCCGATTCCTACCAAACCAACTCGTTCAGAGGGCGATCTATGCTCGAGGCAAGATCTAATGTGGCTTACTGGACGCTGCGTGTTGGCTTCGATTCTAGGCGCGATCGAGTTCACCTTCATTCGAGTGGAGGCAACGTGCCTGTCGCGGTTTCTGATGCCTTTTCAGCCGAAGCGGGCGGAAGATGGTGATCGGGGTCAGGTCAGGCACTGTGTCAAGTCAGCATTATTGCGAAATTTGATCTGCTCTCGCCTACGAAGGGCTGGGCTCGGCGATGGAGCAGACATGGGTCGCATTTAGAAGGGACGAAGTCGGGTCCACTGGAAGGCGAATGCTCCTGTCCAGTCGATCCTGGTAGACGATTCGGTTGATACTAGGACATGGAGACGCGTTATAAAGCTCAGCCCCGAGCGAGTTGTCAGACGAGCCAGATTGTCATCACCGCACCCCACTTAAGTCACGCAGCATCCGCTCTTCTTCCAACGATACTGCCAGTGCGCCTTTTTGCTATCGGGGACAATGGATTATGGGGTCATCGGTGACAGCCATGTCCAAGTCGCTCACGGTCGTTTGTTTCTCGGGGAAGTCGCGATAGTGGCAGAAGACCTTCGCTCATGCTGGATTGTGGACGCGTTCTCGCGAAAGCTCGAGCTGTGGCTCAGGTTGGGGTATGCGCATGCGGTGTCATGGCTTAGTGTTCTTTTCGAGAGCTCGTCGgcgtgaaggagaagttgcTGCGCTCAGTCCCCTGGTCTTTGTGTGGATTGCCGGCGCACGTTGTCCGCAAGGGCGGCGGAGGGTTTTCATCGATCGCGGGACTGATGTCGCCTTTCTCATGGAATCGCGAGCTGCCGCTCAAGTCTGCATACACGTACGTGCTGCCACTGTCCAGTGTTTTATCGTCAGAGAAGTTGCTGCGCTCAGTTCGCAGATTTCCGTGTGGTTTGCCAGCCCATGTCGTTCGCGATAGCGGCGGAGCGCTTTTCTCGATCGGTGGGCTGATATCGCCTGCTTCGTGGGATCGCGAGCTGCCATTGAGGTCCGCATGCGCGTAGGCGGTTCCACTGTTCAGTGTGTTGTCGTCGGAGAGGCTCTCAGTGCAGGGGAGAAGTTGCTGCGCTCAAACCTGTGGTTCTGGTGGTGTTCTCCAGCGTGGCCGAGGACTTTCCACCGATCGATGGACTGTCATCCTGTTTCCACGGAATGTCGAGCTGCATTTCAAGTCGGGGTTTGCGCACGCGGTGCCATTGTCTAGCGCTGCGTTAGAGAGATGGAAAGAGTGTTTGCCAGCACATGTTTGCGATCCGGTGGTGGATTCTCATCAATCAATGCACTGATGCCGCCTTTCTCACGGATTTACGAGTTGCAGTGCAGGACAGAGTCTGCGCATGCAGTGCCATTGCCCAATGCACTGTCAGAGAGACTGCTGGCGCAAAACAGAAGTTGCTGCGTTGGATGTGATGGTCTTGGTAGTGTTGTGGTCATGAAGTTTGAACGATCAGTACCACACCACCTCCGTAACTCCGACCCTCAGCGTCAACAGCCAGCTCCAAAGGCAGATCACAAGGCAAAAAGACGAGCATATCGAACCAAACACTTTCCAGCACCGTGGCATAGAGCAAAAAAATCGTCGCGGTCCACATATGAATCTTGGTCCGGGAAGCAAAAAAGATGAACTCGGTGTTCTATGTGACAAGGGAGGGGCGCCTTGTTTGATATGATAGGTCTGTTGGATGTTAACGACTGCACCAGCACTGCTTTCTCGAAGGCAGGGCGCGGCAACCCATCTCCGGTACTCGCATTGGTTGCTGCTAGGTATCTGGGATATATAAATCTCAAACCGGAATCTGGGCTACTTAGGCATATTTTGAAAGCCAGGTCTGCTCAATTCATCTACTGGGCGTGACTGCAGCCCGTACCATTTCCCAGGGCGCTTAACAGCAAGCAGAGGTCTAAGTCACGGCGCTGAAGGTTCTACATGCACCGCAGCATTGCGCAATGGTCACCGTAAAGGGCCAATACCTTTCAATGGAAGATATCTTGACGAAGTACAGCACCCCTGACAACATCGCAATGTGTGACCGGCTTGTATGGTACCTAGGTAAGCCCAGCGAAGCACGCCTCTCTGCTCTCGACAGCAGCCCTTGTCGGATTTGATTCCCTCCTCGCACATCGCCGTCACCACAATCAGCCCTCGAACGGCTAGAAGTCGCGCGTCCAAATCGCCATGCACGCTGCTTTGGTTCTGCCTGTAAGGCTGTACACAACGAGAGCACCCTCTCGCTTGTATCAACACTCGCTTCACGCAGCGCTCGCCTCCGTGTCTTTCCACGGTGAAGAAGACATGGCCAGAGACAACCCACCAGAAACGCTTACCCAATGCGAATTGCTGTCATGCCTCAGCAAATGGCGACCGCGCACCAACCTCGCCGCACTGGCACAGCAACTCCCCAGAGCGGGCACGAATCCACTGGGCAATTCGACGTCCATCCTGATCTCCAGACCACCATCACTTCCGGTCCATACGCAAACACGATAGGGCAACCTGACCGAATGCCGCTGTCAAGATGTCCTGCGACAAGCGATCACGCAGTCGCTGGCTGCCGCTGGAATAAGAGGAGGATTTGCCGAAACACAcatgagaagaagagcttTGCGTCACTCGCAAGGATGACCTCAAGGGGGTTGTTGATATGGGAAGGCTGGACAGCTCTCCTGATCTCGAGAGCTGCATCGTACATTCTGTGGAACATATTGCTGCCGTTTGTTTCCTCAAAACACGTTCGTTGTAAGGTGGGCAGCCCCGATATGGAGTCGTCGGATTTCATGATAttctcttcctcgatctGCATTCCATTCCCTGACGTTTCAGAATTCCGTTGTGGAGTGACAGCAACGCTAACCTTCGTGATACTGCGTAGAATTGATTCACTTGAGGAATGTCTCCAACATCCCCCTTGCTACTTGATCACCAAGTCTTATACGTAAGGAGTTCGCGAGCTCTGACATGTCGGGCACGAGGTCAGCATTGTCGAAGCTAGCCGATCGTAAGTCTCTGCGATGAGATGCCCGAAGAACATCCACGCGTATGTTATTCGAACGCAGAAGGTGGGGGAAGATTAGGGCTCTGTGATCCGACGAGGCAGGCCGAGGGCAGTCTTTAGTCGCATGCATACATTCAATTGACTTCGATGTTTCGATAAGAGACCAGAAATTCAGAGAAGCATAACGTTGACTGATTTTTGATCATTGAGCCCATTCGCTCTGCAGCTTCATACTCAAACTTCAACATCTGTTTCTACCATCCCATCAGATCAATTATGcactcctcctccaacaTTCGCCGTTCCCCTCCCCAATCCACTCTTATACCTCTCCAGCGCCCTCGCCCTGGCCTTCGCATGCTCCACACAAGGCTCCGGATAcccattcttcttcgcctccttcGCCGCGCCCCTCGCATAAGGCTCATGCACCGCCTTACCCTTGATACCCCTCAACTCAGGCACCCACTTCCTAATATACTCCCCCTCCGGATCAAACTTCTCACTCTGCAACAGCGGATTGAAAATCCGAAAATAAGGCTGTGGATCCACACCTGTCGAAGCACTAAACCCCCACCCACCATTATTACTCGCAAAATCCCCATCAATCAGAGTCTCCATGAAATATTTCTCCCCTTGTCGCCAGTCGAGTAGAAGATCTTTGGCGAGGAACGAAGCGACGATCATGCGGCAGCGGTTATGCATCCAGCTCATCTCTTTGCATTGACGCATTGCAGCGTCGACGATGGGGAAACCCGTCATGCCAGAGGTCCATTTCTCGAAGAGAGCGTCGTCGTATTCCCATTCTACGTCGGAGTATTCGTATTTGAAGGGTTTGGACATGCAAATGTAAGGCCAGTGAGCGAGGACGTGTTTGTAGAAGTCACGCCAGGCGAGTTCGGAGATCCAGGTTTTGATGCCTTCGTTGCCGAGATCGAGTTTGGGGGTGCTGTTTGCTGTGCGGGCGGCGCGGACGGCGGTGCGAACGGAGAGTGTGCCGGCGGAGAAGTGTACGGAGAGGTTGGAGGTCGATTGTGCGGCGGGGAGGTTTCGTTCGTCTTGATATGCGGTGACTTTTTGTTTGATGAAGCGACCTAGACGTTCGTGTGCTTCGTGTTCGCCAGGCGGGTAGAGTGATGCCAGACGTTTCCTGTCTCCTTCTGCGAGGGCCTTGTTTGCTGGCGCAGACGGGATCTCGCACTCGAAAAGCTCCTTGAACTTCTCCCTTGCGCTTGGGTCATTCGCCACCGGTGGCTCGCTCTCCCTTAGCAAATACGGGTGCTCGTGTACATGTTTCACCCAAGCTCGATACCACGGCGAATAAACACTATACTGCTTCCCGGCTCCCGTCTTCAATGCTCCAGGCGGAACGACCACATCATCGTGTAAGCACTCCACACTCACTCCCTTCTCCAGACCCTTCTTCACCAACTTCGCCTCCCTCCTCAGCTCGTCAACCTCGTATTCCATGTTGCAAAACAAATGCTTCGCGGCCCATGCCTCACACTTCTCCAATACAAGCTCTACCacatccttcctcttctcgacaGTCTCCACAAACAAAGGAATATCCTTCTCTGCCAAATCCTGCTTCAACACCTCCAAGTTCCTGAGATCAAAATCCACGCGTGCCCGACTCGTCAAATGCGCC
Proteins encoded:
- a CDS encoding uncharacterized protein (MEROPS:MER0015691); its protein translation is MAERDLEKRSMMAGERTPLIQTVPVAEERNRYPHARVRRICTTVISSVILLAALVFLAIAVTGNGDILTGKPRTQPEHFATAELPHPAWPQSHGLGYKELKKVLLETPDAKKAREWSQYYTAGPHLAGKNESQAQWTKDLWKQFGVDHAEVVSYDVYINYPLDHRLALLKDGEVAFEATLEEDVLDEDPTTNLTDRVPVFHGYSADGDVTGQFVFANYGTWDDYEDLVNAGIDLKGKIIIAKYGRNFRGLKVARASQLGAIGVVMYSDPGDDGEITEENGYKTYPEGPARNPSSVQRGSVQYLSFAPGDPTTIGYPSKPGVPRQSVEGHIPDIPSIPVSYKEALPILKALNGHGPKASSFSKYWQGGGLGYKGVDYNIGPSPESLTINLVNRQDYVTTPLWNAIGVINGTVSDEVVVIGNHRDAWIAGGAGDPNSGSAALNEVIRSFGKALEAGWRPHRTIVFASWDGEEYGLIGSTEWVEEYLPWLSASTVAYINVDVGAQGPNFKASAAPVLNKAIYEVTSQVQSPNQTVKGTTVRDTWNGHISTMGSGSDFTAFQDFAGISSIDIGFGNGPNDAVYHYHSNYDSFYWMDNYGDPGFKYHITIAKIISLLAAKLVEEPIVQFNATDYATGVQKYLDSVKKVAEEQQWDLSTVKDAFKQLDEAASYFHDASVEFDASATRLEEHLSDATISDKRKKAIYQAVKKTNKKYKFLDRQFLHAGGLDQRSWFKHVVFAPGRWTGYAGATFPGLVESLEDHDEKNLQKWVGIIAARIYAAADLLLEK